The Eurosta solidaginis isolate ZX-2024a chromosome 4, ASM4086904v1, whole genome shotgun sequence genome includes a window with the following:
- the LOC137248131 gene encoding putative nuclease HARBI1, whose amino-acid sequence MSKYLKNLINKRNFKMDVHLLFYISSSDSEEDETVARRLLRDKSDPLALPQTAFLKRFRLSKEAFQFVLHALNLKQSDAKAVPPVLQLAATLSLLGSGGYQHCVGSDYLVGMCQSTVSKITSHVILEMENKLCPQNIQFHLNETSECKQWFMDKYKIPGVIGCIDGTHIGLQRPSVDEHMYFNRKGYHSINAMIMCDHTYKILAINCQYGGAAHDSFVWRHSDQRRVLQERFEINRRSNAWLLGDSGYPLEPWCITPYRNPADGSSESAFNDVHSKARCIIERTIGIFKGRWRILGYGNRGRYHPTKVARFANVCAALHNICIQFKIDYNVRRYESDQISDVDPGEANHLTTIGQTIRDQIKHSLINST is encoded by the exons atgtcaaaatatttaaaaaatttaataaacaaacgaaatttcaaaatggatgtgcacttacttttctatataagttCAAGCGATAGTGAGGAAGATGAAACAGTAGCACGGAGGCTACTTAGAGATAAAAGTGATCCTTTAGCTTTACCACAAACTGC ATTCTTGAAACGATTTAGATTATCTAAAGAGGCTTTCCAGTTTGTACTTCATGCCTTAAATTTGAAGCAGTCGGATGCAAAAGCGGTGCCTCCAGTTCTACAACTAGCTGCCACACTTTCTCTTCTAGGAAGTGGCGGGTATCAGCATTGTGTCGGCAGTGATTATTTGGTTGGAATGTGCCAGAGCACTGTGTCAAAGATAACATCCCACGTTATTCTCGAAATGGAGAACAAGTTGTGTCCAcaaaatatacaatttcatttaaacGAAACTTCGGAATGCAAGCAATGGTTTATGGATAAATACAAAATACCTGGAG TCATCGGTTGCATTGATGGCACACACATCGGCTTGCAAAGACCATCTGTGGATGAGCATATGTACTTTAATAGGAAAGGATACCATAGTATCAACGCAATGATA atgTGCGATCACACCTATAAAATTTTGGCAATCAACTGTCAGTACGGTGGTGCGGCTCATGATTCCTTCGTTTGGAGGCATTCAGATCAACGACGAGTATTGCAAGAGAGGTTTGAAATTAATAGGCGGAGCAATGCGTGGCTTTTAG GTGATTCTGGCTATCCACTAGAGCCGTGGTGCATAACGCCTTACCGAAACCCCGCCGATGGCTCCAGTGAATCCGCATTTAATGATGTACACTCAAAAGCAAGATGTATCATCGAACGTACCATTGGTATTTTTAAAGGACGTTGGAGAATATTAGGGTATGGCAATAGGGGTAGATACCATCCTACAAAAGTGGCACGATTTGCCAATGTGTGTGCAGCTTTACATAATATCTGCATACAGTTCAAAATTGATTACAACGTACGAAGATATGAATCAGACCAAATCAGCGATGTTGACCCAGGCGAAGCCAACCATCTTACCACAATTGGTCAAACAATAAGAGACCAAATAAAACACTCTCTAATTAATTCCacgtaa